A stretch of DNA from Takifugu flavidus isolate HTHZ2018 unplaced genomic scaffold, ASM371156v2 ctg774, whole genome shotgun sequence:
GCTTCCTGTTCGTACCTGCCATCCCGTCAGGCACGTCCGGCACAGCAGGTGGCCGCAGGGTTGGATACGGGTGTCTTTATCCCTGTCGGTGCAAATCTTACACATCTGGAAGGTGCTGCCGATGTCGCAGTACAGCTCATACTGCTCCTGTGTGGTGGAAGCAGACAGAAACCTTTGTTTTAAACTTTCAGAGCTGGCTCTGTCTAGTTCCTGGAGCTGGCTCTGTCTAGTTCCTGGAGCTGGCTCTGTCTAGTTCCTGGAGCTGGCAGCACTATTCATGCAACATGAAACGCATCTCCTCACCTCTGTGACGCTGACTTTGCACGTCTGGGCTGGTTCACACAAGCTGGAAAGGTCAGGGTTCACATCGCGACCGTCTGGATAAAGGTAGCTGCAGGCAGCAAAGCACCGTTGTTAATGTCACAGACACGCACGGCCTGTAGCACGTGCACGGCTTGGCTTCGTTGCTGCGTTCACTAACCATCCTTCCTTGAAGCCTTGAATGAGGGCGAGGTACAGAGGGGTGTTCTGGGGGATGGTCTGCACAATGTTTCCCttggtggtcacatgaccgacTGCCCACTCGCCCATTCTCGTGCAACTCAGTCGAAAGATATAGCTgagaaaaaaagagtaaaatgaGATTTGTTCAGTTCTCAATataacacacacgcgcacgcacacacacacacaggtgtggtTTGATAATGATTCACCATGTAactcattttttttgtaattcttGATAACAAAATTAATTTTGAATATGAAGCAGAAACCTGAAAAATCATTAGTAATAAAAAATGCtgagaaaagcaaaaaaacgTTTTATGCAGCATTAGCTTGAGGTGCGATTAGCTTGAGGTGCGATTAGCTTGAGGTGCGATTAGCTTGAGCTGCGATTAGCTTGAGCTGCGATTAGCTTGAGCTGCTTGGATCTTCTTCTACAGCCGGGACAGTTACCAGTCAGAAGCAACTGACGGCTGCAACGGTCTTCTCTGTGTTTGAACGTAGTAAATCCTTTATGTCTTTGTTCCTTCTCACCTTCCAGGTCTGTGCAGGTGGTGCTCCAGACGTGCAACAACCTGGTCATAGGTGAGGAAGGCCATGTACCCCGGATGAATGACCGCAAGGTGGTTCCAGTTCTTCAGAAGTGACCTCCAGGGCTAAAACAAGAACAATTTCACCCCACGCCACTATTAAATTGTAATTATGTTGGAAATCTAATTATTGAGTTGAGAAAAAtcagcttagcttagcatcaggCTTGAAACAAGCCTGGTTTTTACccactttctctctccctccctcccagttGTACAGCCTGGATTTTTGTTTCTTCCAGGATTAATCGTCAGGATTTAGCAATTGTTCTGGTTTGGATTGAAACCATTTCTGCCTTACCTGAAACAGTCTAGTGAAGATGTCAAATTCAAACACGGAAATGTGGTCGTTGCAGGTAAGATCGATAGTGGACTTGAGAGCCATGGACTCCATCCCGTCCTCGAAGGCGTGCacgttctgcagcttctccttgaATCGGGTCCAGGGCACGATGCACCTGTCGAAGCACAGCTGTAGCCGTAGGAGCCAGGACAGGGATGCAGAGATCAAAGCTTGCACACACCTGTTGCCAAAGCTCTGCCTCCAAAACCTGCCGGCCTCGGCCTTCTTCACCCTGTAGGTGTCCCCCTCAAAAGAGCCCCCCGGGAACATGGCCCTCAGCTCCCACAGGATGTGGCTGAACAGCAAGGACAGTTTGGTCAGGTTCCCCCTGAAGATGAAAGCACATTTTCACATTCAGAGCTGAGAAACATATTTTCTGCCTTGGAGCTCGATCATAAACTCGCACTGGTGTTGAGGCACAACCGTCACAGCATCGTTGGCACGACAACACGACACAGTTCTGAGCGGAGCCTTTGGACCCGTGTGGAGGTTTCACACAGAGCAGTCGTGGGACCTCGCTGCTGCCTGCGTAGAAAGGTGTGAGGCTTAAAATAGTCCCAATACGCACGAGATGTGATGCAGGGTCTCCATACCCCCCATACCCCCATACCCCCCATAGCCCCCATACCCCCATACCCCCCCATACCCCCATACCCCCCCCATAGCCCCCATACCCCCCCATACCCCCGCCCCCTGTCCACTCTGAGCTTTAAGCAAGAGCGACCACGCTTCCGGTTTGGGCGGATGAAGGGAGATGGAACTTCCAGGGTTGGTTCTAACTCCTCTTCTCTTAATCGACCAAATCAGTTGCAAAACGCTCTAAAGTTCCGTTGTTGCTTTCTCACAGGAATGAGACCAATTATCCTCCTTTATCAAATCACATAACATCAAAGCAAAGACAATAGACAATAGAGAACCTGTCTGACCTCTTTTCTTCGATGTGTCGCAGACACACTAGTGAGCGTTTCCGTAGTGACACAACGAGGCGCAGACAGGATGCTTCTGCAGCACAAATACCACAACATTTGTGTCGCtcttctgcagacacaaacgTCTCTTTTCCACTGTCGTCTGTCTGAAATGATCTGTAATTATGACTaaaccttttattttaaatgaattttaaacCCTGTGATCGAGGAACCGACAACAAAAGGAACTTTGGACAAAAGCGACTGAATAAAAGTGTGGAAACAGTGAAAACAACCCTGTTACTCAACCAGTGTGGAGCTGAAGGTCAGAGCAGCCTGTGTGTGAGCTGTGGTCCTGGAACTCTAGTTCCAGTTCTTATCCTGGACATAACGATCATACTCAGAGGGTCGTCTAAGTATAAGGTTACATACTAATTATATATAGTATAATAATTATATAGAATAATATAGAAGTAATTATCTAATTatcaggttaacatcttagttctgctgctagaggccgaggctgccggggtccagaaccatgatcacctgatcaccaggatgctggaaccctgctgggtcatggctgcctcctctcctctcccctgaccctctaaccctgaccctgaccctctaaccctctaaccctgaccctctaaccctctaaccctgaccctctaaccctgaccctgaccctctaaccctgaccctctaacctgaccctgaccctctaaccctgaccctgacctctaaccctgaccctgaccctctaaccctgaccctctaaccctgaccctgaccctctaaccctgaccctctaaccctgaccctgaccctctaaccctgaccctctaaccctctaaccctgaccctctaaccctctaaccctctaaccctctaaccctgaccctgaccctctaaccctctaaccctctaaccctgaccctgaccctctaaccctctaaccctctaaccctctaaccctgaccctgaccctctaaccctgaccctctaaccctctaaccctgaccctctaaccctctaccctgaccctctaaccctctaaccctctaaccctgaccctgaccctctaaccctgacttTAACCCTGACCGTTCAAGCGAAGACGACATTTCTGGAAAGATTGAAGACAGTTTTCACCGATTGTCTGTTTAATCTAAAACACAAACCCATTCTATCGTAGAACAACTAGAACTAGAACTAGAACGAGAACTAGAACGAGAACGAGAACGAGAACGAGAACTAGAACTAGAACTAGAA
This window harbors:
- the cblc gene encoding E3 ubiquitin-protein ligase CBL-C, which translates into the protein MGAVQGPALAGGPGPRADGATFLRITSGTCWIRAAGAVLLFRQGRERIFDETSSYRGNLTKLSLLFSHILWELRAMFPGGSFEGDTYRVKKAEAGRFWRQSFGNRCIVPWTRFKEKLQNVHAFEDGMESMALKSTIDLTCNDHISVFEFDIFTRLFQPWRSLLKNWNHLAVIHPGYMAFLTYDQVVARLEHHLHRPGSYIFRLSCTRMGEWAVGHVTTKGNIVQTIPQNTPLYLALIQGFKEGCYLYPDGRDVNPDLSSLCEPAQTCKVSVTEEQYELYCDIGSTFQMCKICTDRDKDTRIQPCGHLLCRTCLTGWQVRT